The segment gggggggggggtcaaaGTGGGGGTGTCCTAGTGccacagggtggggggggggggggtcctggtgcTATTGGGCTGCCAGGGGGGAAGGTCCCCAAGATATggggggggggagttgggggggtcccagggctaTGGGGGTGGCAgtttggggggggtcccacagccccTCACCTTGTGCTTCTTGCCCGGCTCCTTGGGGTGCTGCGTgtccatggcggggggggggggggggagctgccaGCGGCTGCGGCcccacccagggcccccccccggcTTTTGTGGGTGCTgagggtggggcagggggggacctTGCCCTGGGGCGGTGCCtcccagggaggggtggggccAAATATTTGGGGTGGGGCAAGTTcaggacacacacccccccccccagacaccccaaTTTTCCCCCAGAGGTTGGGGGGGGAATAGGGGGACCCCcaagcgcccccccccccacccaaggtGGGGCCACGAGGTTTGTCTTGGCTGAGTCAGCagattgagggggggggggggcacataaGGGGGGTGCAAGTGCCCCCCCCACAAAGCCCTGGACACCCCATttttgtgtgtcccccccccccaaagggcCTCATCCAGgcttgggggggtcccagccccctcagagcatcccccccccccccccccactataTTTCAGCCcttcagggggttttggggtacccccccccccccaagaatgCTGAGGCCCCCCCGGAGGGTGGTTCACCCTTTCcctttattcaggaaaaaaacaaaaaaaagtcccTTTAATGtataaaaacaccccaaaaattaagaattaaatctGGTTGATTCGATTCAACACAACAAtcacaaacacccccccccccaaaaaaaaacaagGGGATGGGGGTCCCCTGAAATcactgggaccccccccccccaaaaaaaaaaattactgcgatcccccccgccccaaaatCACTGGGATCTCCCCCAAAATCACTGGGGGAGGGTCCCAGCCCCACCCTGCCCCAAAATCACTGGGATCTCCCCCAAAATCACTGGGGGagggtccccagcccccccccttGGGCCCAGCTGGCCACCGTTGGGAAAAGGGGAGcccccccccaaattaaaaaGGGGGGGGTGGTGCTTtttgggggtgcccccccccccccaatgatTCCCCCCATCCTTGTTTTTCtacaaaaagatttaaaaaacgCCACACCcgagagaggaaaaaatacccCGGAAAAAATAACGATAAAGAAGGAGCGAGGTGCGAAgtcattttggggggggggtctcccccGCCCTccaggggggggtccccaaagaGGGGGGCCCCCCCCTCAGAGGGTGTAGGTGTTGCCCATGAGATGTTCTTTGTCGTCGCcggggcccgcgcccgccgccagcAGCTCCGGTTTCCCCCGGCACGTCTTGAGGGTGACGTTGGTGACGTACCCCAATAAAACGGCCGCCAGGACGGCCAGGAGGACCCCAAGGCCAACGCTGCGGAGAAATGGGGGGGACACACCCAAAATTAAATAACCAAAAAGGGGTGAATTCTCCCCAAAACGCAGCGGGCGCTTACCTTTGGCGGAGAAGAAATCGCCGCGGAAATCGGCGCCGGTTGCGTCTGCGGGGAGAGAAATTGGGGTGAGatcggggggggggacacacacaaagaggggggacatgggggtgtcccCAAGCCCCTCACCTGGCTCGGGGCCGCAGCGTTTGAGGCAATCCGCTTCGTtttggtaattatttttatttccgCGGCAGCCGCCGTAGATGAACTGTCGGCAGGAGCGGTTGGCCGGGCTGTAGAACCAGCGCAGGAAGGAGGCGCGACACGGGCCGGTGACGCGCGGCACGGCGCAgtgctctggggggggggggtgtggggggcaaggggggggggggtttagggGTGCAGAAAGCCCCCCCGAatccccccggtgccccccgagagggaggcggggggggtgggaagggacgCGGCGGCGCTGAGGTTTTACCGGCGTAGGCGGCGGGCGGCGTCCTCGGCGCGGTGCTGGGGGGTCTTgggagctgcgggggggggggaaaaggaaggaaaatgaccCAAAATGAGGCGGTTTGAGGGTTGGTTGGGGGGGTTGAACAGcgaaatgataaaaaaaaaggtaaataaagcaaaaaaaacgGCGGGGTTTGGCGTCAAAACGCGAAAAAAAGCGCCGCACCAAATCGGGTTatttttttggggttttgacgtgaaaacaattaaaaaaagcccaaataaccCAAAATTACAAcaaaagtataaaagaaaaaacccgAATTGGGTTATTTTGGGGTGTTGCACAGTGaaatgataaaaaaaaccccaaagaaaccaaaaaaaatggggggtttggcaccaaaacaaataataaacGAAATTGGGTTATTTTGGGGTGTTTGACAcgaaaacaattaaaaaaaagcccaaataaccCAAAATTACAAcaaaactataaaagaaaaaccccaaattgGGTTATTTTGGGGTGTTGAACGcgaaatgataaaaaaaaacccaaagaaagcaaaaaaatgggGGGTTTGGCACCAAAACAATAAATAAACCAAATTGGGTCATTTTGGGGTGTTTGACAcgaaaacaattaaaaaatgccCAAATAACCCCAAATTACCTGGTGAGGTGAGTGATGTGACACCAAAACAATGGAAGAAAAACCCAACTTACACCCCAAATTGGgttattttattgttttggtgTTCAAGACCCCAAAATAACCCAATTTGGTGacttattttgggttttttaacccCAACCCGACCCCGTCGATGGGTTATTTTGGGGTGTTGACCCCAACCCAACCCCGTCGATGGGTTATTTTGGGGTGTTGACCCCAACCCAACCCCATCGATGGGTTATTTTGGGGTGTTGACCCCAACCCAACCTCATCGATGAGTTATTTTGGGGTGTTGACCCCAACCCAACCTCATCGATGAGTTATTTTGGGGTGTTGACCCCAACCCAACCTCATCGATGAGTTATTTTGGGGTGTTGACCCCAACCCAACCCCCATCGATGAGTTATTTTGGGCTGTTGACCCCAACCCAACCCTCATCGATGAGTTATTTTGGGGTGTTGACCCCAACCCAACCCCATCGATGGGTTATTTTGGGGTGTTGACCCCAACCCAACCTCATCGATGAGTTATTTTGGGGTGTTTGACCCCAACCCGACCCCATCGATGGGTTATTTTGGGGTGTTGACCCCAACCCGACCCCATCGATGGGTTATTATTTTGGggtgctgcccccgcccccccggcgtGGCCGTACCCGCTGCCGGGCCGCAGCTCTCCCGACACTCCCTCTCCGTCGGGAAGTTGTTGCCGTTCCCGTCGCAGCCCGCCGAAGATGAAGCTCTGGCAGGAGCCGGCCGTGAGGTTGAACCACCAGCGCGGCACCGCGGCGCGGCAGCGTCCCACCGCCCGCGGCAGCGAGCAGAGCTCTGCGGGGGAGGGGAGCGCCAGCGTCACCCCCCGCCACCCAAACCCCCCCGGGCCCCTCCTTGGGACGGGCTTTACCGGGGGGAACCCATCTACCGGGATGAGGGCTCTACCCAACGCCGAAGACTCAACCCTCAACCCAACGCCGAAGACGCGGGCTCTACCCAACGCCGAAGACGCGGGGCTCTACCCAACGCCGAAGACTCAACCCTCAACCCAACGCCGAAGACTCAACCCTCAACCCAACGCCGAAGACTCAACCCCTCAACCCAACGCCGAAGACTCAACCCTCAACCCAACGCCGAAGACTCAACCCTCAACCCAACGCCGAAGACTCAACCCTCAACCCAACGCCGAAGACTCAAACCCTCAACCCAACGCCGAAGACTCAACCCTCAACCCAACGCCGAAGACTCAACCCTCAACCCAACGCCGAAGACGCGGGCTCTACCCAGCGCCGAAGACTCAACCCAATGCCGAAGACTCAACCCAACGCCGAAGACTCACTCTCTACCCAACGTGGAGGGCTCCTACCCAACAAGAATAAACCCAATAACAAGGAATAAACTGACCGGAATAAACTGAATAGGAAGGAATAAACCAAATAAGAataaactgaaggagaaaaaaaaaaataagaaaaaacaaactgataAACTGACAATAAACcgaagaagaaaaattaaaccaatgGTGGTAATCCAACAGGAATAAACCGGCGAAGAAAAATTAAACCgagtaagaaaaaattaaaccgagtaagaaaaaattaaaccaaaaaaaattaaaccgaCAAGAataaaccaaagaagaaaaattaaacccaagacGAAAAATTAAACCGACAAGAATAaaccaaatgagaaaaaattaaaccGAGTAAGAAAAATTAAACCGACAAGAATAAACCCAAGAcgaaaaaaattaaacccaagacgaaaaaaattaaacccaagacgaaaaaaaattaaacccaagacgaaaaaaattaaacccaagacgaaaaattaaacccaagacgaaaaattaaacccaagatgaaaaaaattaaaccccaaGACgaaaaattaaacccaagacgaaaaaaattaaacccaagatgaaaaaaattaaacccaagacgaaaaattaaacccaagacgaaaaaaattaaacccaagacgaaaaattaaacccaagacgaaaaattaaacccaagacgaaaaattaaacccaagacgaaaaaaattaaacccaagatgaaaaaaattaaacccaagacaaaaaaaattaaacccaagatgaaaaattaaaccCAAACCGACAAGAATAAAccaaatgagaaaaattaaactgaGTAAGAAAAATTAAACCGACCAGAATaaaccaaatgagaaaaaaaaaaataaaaataaactgatgaTAATAAACcgaataaaaaaaattaaaccaaataagaaaaaaaccaaataagaaaaaattgcCCAGAATAAACCAAATAACAAACAGAACGAGAATAATAAACCAAACAGCCAGAAACTTCCCGTTGGAGGCAAAACCCGGCCTAAACCCCCCAATCCGGGCTTTACCCACCCCCCCCGTCGTGGAGCCGCCCCCCGGGAGACCTCGGCACGTGGACTTGCCGGGCTGGTGGCCACGGGGCCCCCGAACCCCCCAACTGGCCacaagccccagcccagccccggttTTGGGTCAGGAAGGGGGAAAATCGCGGCGGGACGCGACTCGGCCGCTCGGATTTGTTCCTCGTTACGGCGCCGAGGGAAAAGTGAAAGTTGTTTCCTGTTTACGGAGGTTGGAGGGAACCGACCGGCCAAGTCGCTCCCTCGGGGGTTCCGGCCGCTCGCCGGGCTCCCGCGGATTTTGGCCGGATTTTTGGGCCCCATTTGTTGCCTGATTTTTTGCCCATTTGTTGCCCATTTTTTGCCCGATATTTTGCCCATTTTTTGCCctatttgtttcccttttttttgcccatttttttcccctttttttgccCATTTTTTGCCCAATTTTTGCCCATTCTTTGCCTGattttttgcccatttttttgccccattttttgcccattttttgcccgatatttttcccttttttttgccccatttttttgcccattttttgcccgatatttttcccttttttttgccCATTCTTTGCCTGATTTTTTGCCCATTTTTTGCCCATTTTTTGCCCGATTTTTTGCCCGACCTTTGCCCGGGGAGCGGGGCAGATCCtgcgatggggggggggggggggggggctgcatcTGTCCTTCCCAGAGCCTGGGGGGCTCATCAAATCACCCCAACACCCAACGCTGGGCTGGATTTTCTCGCAGCGAGGAGGAAATTtggagcagagggagggatggctttgggggggggggcgaaccCCTTTTtgacaccccaacccccccccccttcaccaGAGCCACGGgggcggctccccccggccccctccccgcgtAGGGAATGAGCAATGCGCTGGTTTGGGtttaaaaatgaccaaaaagaggaagagaggctCTTCCTGGCcacacaccacccccacccccccgcccgaGGATTtagagacaccccccccccccccgggatccAGAGTCACCCCCCAAGCCCACAACCCCACTCAgactccccccagcccccccaaaaggCCCCAACCCTTATAGAGGCTCCCagagccaccccccccccctccccaaagccacagccccctccccaggagGCTTCAGAGACCCCCCCCCAAAGATCAGGACCCCCTCAGGACCCTTGTAGaggcccccagagcccccccaaagTCACAGCCCCACTCCAGGAGCCCTCAGAGGGTTTCAGAGCCCCTTCCTCCATGCTgtgaccccccccaaacccctccctgggACCCCCCTAAACCCACAGGCCTCCCCCCAGGAGCCTTCAGAGGGTTTCAGAGCCCCCCACTCAAGGCGGGGACCCCCCCTCAAAccctcccagggaccccccccgaAGGTCAGGGCCCCCCCCAAAGCCAAGGCCGCCCCCTAAGAGCCTTCAGAGCCCCCCACTCAAGGCGGGGACCCCCCTCAAAccctcccagggacccccccgAAGGTCAGGGCCCCCCCAAAGCCACAGCCCGCCCCCCAAGAGCCTTCAGAGCCCCCCACTCAAGGCGGGGACCCCCCTCAAAccctcccagggaccccccccgaAGGTCAGGGCCCCCCCAAAGCCAAGGCCGCCCCCTAAGAGCCTTCAGAGCCCCCCACTCAAGGCGGGGACCCCCCCCGAAGGTCAGGGCCCCCCCAAAGCCACAGGCCGCCCCCCAGGAGCCTTCAGAGGGTTTCAGAGCCCCCCCCTCAAGGCGAGGACCCCCCTCAAACCCTCCCAGCGACCCCTCCGAAGGTCAGGACCCCCCCAGGCCCCTCAAAGACCGCgaccccccagagccccccctcACGATCCCACCCCCCAAGGCCCTCAGGAGGCCGCGGCCCGCCCCCACGAGGCCCCCGGaggccgccgccccccggggcctGGAGGCGGCCGTTACCGAGCAGGGGGAGCCCGttggggccgggccgggcctcgatggcggcggccgcgggcaggaggagcaggagcgggAGGAGCCGCCCAGGCGccatggccgccgccgccgctgtgACGTCACCCAGGTGCGCCCCTCCCGCCAACGTCACTCAGgtgcgcccccgccccgccgccaagccccgcccctcccgccaaCGTCACTCAGGTACGCCCCGCCCCGCCAacaagccccgcccctcccgccaaCGTCACTCAGGTACGCCCCGCCAacaagccccgcccctcccgccaaCGTCACTCAGGTacgccccgcccctcccgccaaGCCTCGCCCCAATGAGGCTCCGCCCACCATAAGCTCCGCCTCTCATAAGCCCCCGCCCCCCGTCCTCGAGCTCCTCCTCCCGTCCCCGCGAGCAGGTTCCGCCCTCCCGGGCGCtgccgccaggccccgccccttcATTTGCATGTGGCGCGGGAAAAAGCGGCCCTGAGGGAGCCGGCGCTATAGggtgtggggggctgggggggctatggggggctataggggagCTGTGGGGGctatgggggctataggggggctatggggggctatagggggctataggggagctgtgggggctatggggggttaTAGGGGGCTACGGGGGGCTAGAGGGGGCTAGAGGGGGCTGTAGGGAGCTGTAGGGGAGCTGTGGGTGCTATAGGGGGCTATAGGGTTAGAGGAACTGTGGCGCTATAGGGGCTGTAGTGGTCTATGAGTTTAGGGGAACTGGGGGTGCTGTAGGGcgctataggggctatagggttagaggagctgtgggtgctccGGGGCTCTATAGGGTCTACAGGGTTCACAGGGGCTATAAGGGCTATCggggctataggggctatag is part of the Strix uralensis isolate ZFMK-TIS-50842 unplaced genomic scaffold, bStrUra1 scaffold_131, whole genome shotgun sequence genome and harbors:
- the LOC141938540 gene encoding uncharacterized protein LOC141938540, whose protein sequence is MAPGRLLPLLLLLPAAAAIEARPGPNGLPLLELCSLPRAVGRCRAAVPRWWFNLTAGSCQSFIFGGLRRERQQLPDGEGVSGELRPGSGSQDPPAPRRGRRPPPTPSTAPCRASPARVAPPSCAGSTARPTAPADSSSTAAAAEIKIITKTKRIASNAAAPSQTQPAPISAAISSPPKRWPWGPPGRPGGRFIGVRHQRHPQDVPGETGAAGGGRGPRRRQRTSHGQHLHPLRGGPPSLGTPPWRAGETPPPK